One genomic window of Sardina pilchardus chromosome 15, fSarPil1.1, whole genome shotgun sequence includes the following:
- the hyi gene encoding putative hydroxypyruvate isomerase: MTALKFCANISWLFTELPEFTQRLQAAATAGFRAVEAAWLYDCDIAKLAEAKKQTGLEVVLLNTPPGDMKGGDLGLGAVPGREQEFRKGLELAVQFAKALDCKRIHLMAGRVPVGADRSTVAMEMEATFVQNLKHAADVLSKEGILGLIEPINTRITDPLYFLNSPHQAVDILQKVGHSSIKLQMDVYHWQIMDGNLTQNIRKYFPLIGHVQIAQVPGRHEPDSAGELSFPYLFSLLEELGYQGYIGCEYKPAGSTVDGLKWAQDYWSCHK; the protein is encoded by the exons ATGACCGCGTTAAAATTCTGCGCAAATATCTCCTGGTTGTTTACGGAGTTGCCCGAATTTACTCAAAGGTTGCAGGCGGCTGCGACCGCTGGCTTTCGTGCTGTTGAAGCTGCTTGGTTGTATGACTGCGACATTGCAAAGCTTGCCGAAGCAAAGAAACAAACAGGTCTTGAAGTTGTGCTGCTGAATACTCCTCCGG GGGACATGAAGGGTGGTGACCTTGGTCTGGGGGCCGTGCCAGGCCGAGAGCAGGAGTTCAGAAAGGGCCTGGAGCTGGCTGTGCAGTTTGCCAAAGCACTGGACTGCAAGAG GATCCACTTGATGGCGGGGAGGGTACCTGTGGGGGCGGACCGCTCgactgttgccatggagatggaGGCCACCTTTGTCCAGAACCTGAAACACGCTGCAGATGTCCTCTCAAAG GAAGGAATTCTGGGCCTGATTGAGCCTATCAACACCAGGATAACCGACCCACTGTATTTTCTGAACTCTCCACATCAGG CAGTTGATATTCTGCAGAAAGTCGGCCACTCCAGCATTAAACTGCAGATG GATGTCTACCACTGGCAAATAATGGATGGAAACTTGACACAGAACATCCGGAAGTACTTCCCCCTCatag GTCACGTCCAGATCGCCCAGGTGCCGGGCCGGCACGAGCCGGACAGTGCGGGAGAGCTGAGCTTCCCCTACCTCTTCAGCCTGCTGGAGGAGCTCGGCTACCAGGGCTACATCGGCTGCGAATACAAACCGGCGG GCTCTACGGTGGATGGTTTGAAGTGGGCTCAGGATTACTGGAGTTGTCACAAGTGA